In the genome of Marinomonas algicola, the window TCTTTTTCATTGTTGAGATCTGGTGTTGTTGTCTCTATTTGCACCTTTATGTCCAGGATCTTAGGATTGGCTAGAGATGCGTCTCTTGCTTTCGTTTTAGGTGCGAGTGGCGGAGCTGATGCTTTTTATGTTGCATTCAAAATCCCTAATTTTTTTCGCCGTCTGTTTGCTGAAGGGGCTTTTTCACAAGCGTTTGTCCCTGTTCTAAGCGATTATAAAGTGAATAAGGAATACGAAGATGTTCGGGCGTTAGTTTCAGCCGTAAGTGGTTCTTTAGGGTTGGTGCTTTTGTTTATAACGGTGGTTTTTATGTTAGGTGCACCGTGGATTATTCAATTGTTTGCGCCAGGCTTCTCAAGTGACAATGCTCAGATGGCGCTAGGTGCAGATTTACTAACAATCACTTTTCCTTATCTTATGTTTATATCATTAACGGCTTTGGCTGGAGGGATTCTTAATAGCCATGGGGAATATGCTGTTCCTGCAATTACGCCAATTTTTTTAAATCTATCAATATTGGTAGCGACTTTGGTGTTTGCTGTTGAGGCGCATAACAAAGAAACCGTCATCGCGTGGGGGGTGTTTGCTGCTGGGCTAATACAGCTGTTATTTCAGGTTCCTTTTTTGGCTCGTTTGAAATTGCTGCCAATGCCTACTGTCAATTTTTCGCATCCTGGGGTTAGGCGTATTTTGACACTTATGTTACCCGCTTTATTTGGGGTTTCTGTCAGTCAAATTAATCTGTTATTAGATACGGTGTTGGCGTCTTTTTTAGAGACGGGAAGTATTACGTGGTTATATTTGTCTGATCGTTTATATGAATTGCCTTTAGGTGTGTTTGCAATTGCTATTAGTACTGTTGTATTACCCTCTTTGTCTCGCAGTTTTTCTGGTGGCGACGATGGTAAATTTGTAAAGACATTAGATTGGGGGATGCAAATTATTTTCTTTATTGCTCTGCCATCATCACTGGCGTTATTTCTATTGGCTGAGCCATTAATCGCGACAATTTTCTTCCGGGGATTGTTAACTGTTAACGACGTTTCTATGGCGGCTCAGAGTTTGCAGGCTTACTCATTAGGTCTGCTGTTTATGATGTCCATTAAGGTGTTGGCTCCTGGATATTACGCTCGTCAAGATACCAAAACGCCCGTTCGTATTGGGATCTTTGCTATGGTAGCTAATATGGTATTGAATTTATTGTTAGTTGGGCTGTTCGGCCATGTTGGCCTGGCGCTCGCTACCTCTATTGCGTCCGCATTAAATGCATTTTTGCTTTGGCGAGGGTTGAGCAAGCAGGGATATTATCAGTTTTCAGTAATATGGTGGAAGGTATTGAGAGTGGCTTTATTTGGCCTGTTTTGTCTTATGATTGGTCTGGTTTGGGTAAGTAATCAAAATATAGAGTGGACGGCGTTAGCTGACTTAGAAAGAGTGCTGTATTTACTTGTTATTGTTGTTGGTGGGGTCATGGCCTACATAGGAGGCGCATTTGCGTTAGGGTTTAGATTGAAAATGCTGAGACTCTAGTATTCCAGCCTACCGTATAAAGTCGAACTGCTATATAATCTAAGTATTTTTCAGTAGAAAATAACTTTGGCTTAGATGGGGCTCTATGAAGTTAATTAGAGGTATTCATAATATACGGTTACATCATCAAAAATGTGTATTAACAATTGGTAATTTTGATGGTGTTCATCGTGGGCATCAAGCTATTTTGTCTCGTGTTAAATTCTTAGCAAGTGAATACCGGGTGCCTTCTTGTATTATGATTTTTGAGCCTCAACCTAGAGAGTTTTTTTCATCAGATAACGCGCCTGGTAGAATCACTCAATTGCGAGATAAGGTAAGACTTTTAGAAGGGCAAGGCATTGATTACGTACTCGTTATGCCCTTCAATAAAAACTTGCAGCAACTTACCGCAAGAGAGTTCTGCCGCTCTATATTGACAGATGGGTTGCAGGTTCGACATTTAGTAGTGGGCGATGATTTTCGTTTTGGTTGTGACCGACAAGGTGATTTTAATTATTTGAATCAGTTT includes:
- the murJ gene encoding murein biosynthesis integral membrane protein MurJ; translated protein: MARDASLAFVLGASGGADAFYVAFKIPNFFRRLFAEGAFSQAFVPVLSDYKVNKEYEDVRALVSAVSGSLGLVLLFITVVFMLGAPWIIQLFAPGFSSDNAQMALGADLLTITFPYLMFISLTALAGGILNSHGEYAVPAITPIFLNLSILVATLVFAVEAHNKETVIAWGVFAAGLIQLLFQVPFLARLKLLPMPTVNFSHPGVRRILTLMLPALFGVSVSQINLLLDTVLASFLETGSITWLYLSDRLYELPLGVFAIAISTVVLPSLSRSFSGGDDGKFVKTLDWGMQIIFFIALPSSLALFLLAEPLIATIFFRGLLTVNDVSMAAQSLQAYSLGLLFMMSIKVLAPGYYARQDTKTPVRIGIFAMVANMVLNLLLVGLFGHVGLALATSIASALNAFLLWRGLSKQGYYQFSVIWWKVLRVALFGLFCLMIGLVWVSNQNIEWTALADLERVLYLLVIVVGGVMAYIGGAFALGFRLKMLRL